Proteins encoded together in one Bactrocera neohumeralis isolate Rockhampton chromosome 4, APGP_CSIRO_Bneo_wtdbg2-racon-allhic-juicebox.fasta_v2, whole genome shotgun sequence window:
- the LOC126755147 gene encoding muscarinic acetylcholine receptor DM1, whose product MGPLFFARLAMPAHGPPSILEPLAPSFRTTTTSTTTTTTTTTTTTTTLAPSVFTAMLDNVTTVIILDSEIAQNQTNATGIYGPKGPSYSISSMVFMGLIAAILSMLTVVGNFMVMISFKIDKQLQTISNYFLFSLAIADFAIGLISMPLFAVTTILGYWPLGPHICDTWLALDYLASNASVLNLLIISFDRYFSVTRPLTYRAKRTTNRAAVMIGAAWGVSLLLWPPWIYSWPYIEGQRTVPQYECYIQFIETNQYITFGTALAAFYFPVTIMCVLYYRIWRETKKRQKDLPNLQAGKKDSSKRSNSSDENTAVNHTGMLPFGNAGDGHDWRRPRSESSADAESVYMTNVVIDTGYHGLHSRRSSIKSTNTIKKSYSCFGGIKEWCIAWWHSGREDSDDFPYELEEPSDYGCTSVSVVRDNYSLGGSACGVRPPSILLPDVSPTPLRPPLTPLSQLQEISSASGARDSRSLPGNNRISSRSVSQDSVYTILIRLPSDGASANNGPEAPSIKMIHEDVSLPIISAAPPPRRPLSSRDSEYSLPLGRRMSHVSHDVRIPLNAKVIPRQLVKHVHATSRVVAKKKKKSQEKRQESKAAKTLSAILLSFIITWTPYNILVLIKPLTTCSDCIPNELWQFFYALCYINSTINPVCYALCNASFRKTYIRILTCKWHTRNREGMTRGVYN is encoded by the exons atgGGCCCACTATTTTTTGCACGTCTGGCAATGCCGGCGCACGGGCCGCCCAGCATACTGGAACCGCTGGCACCGTCATTCCGCACAACGACAACATCGACGACGacgaccacaacaacaactacgacaaccacaacaacattaGCGCCATCTGTATTCACTGCTATGTTGGACAATGTGACCACAGTGATTATCTTAGATAGTGAAATAGCACAAAATCAAACAAACGCCACCGGCATCTACGGCCCAAAGGGACCCAGCTACTCCATCTCATCAATGGTGTTCATGGGCTTAATTGCCGCCATACTCAGCATGCTGACGGTGGTGGGCAATTTTATGGTTATGATCTCATTCAAAATCGACAAACAACTACAAACAATCAGTAATTACTTTCTCTTCTCATTGGCCATTGCCGATTTCGCCATCGGCCTCATATCGATGCCACTGTTTGCGGTCACCACCATACTCGGCTATTGGCCATTGGGTCCACATATCTGCGATACATGGCTCGCACTGGATTATCTCGCGTCGAATGCATCCGTGCTGAAtttgttgatcatcagtttTGATCGTTATTTTAGCGTTACACGACCACTGACATATCGCGCTAAACGTACCACCAATCGGGCAGCGGTCATGATTGGCGCTGCCTGGGGCGTTAGTCTGCTGTTGTGGCCGCCGTGGATTTACAGTTGGCCATATATTGAGGGGCAACGCACGGTGCCGCAATACGAGTGCTATATACAGTTTATCGAGACCAATCAGTACATCACGTTTGGCACAGCGTTGGCGGCGTTTTATTTTCCGGTAACGATTATGTGCGTGCTATACTATCGCATTTGGCGTGAGACGAAGAAGCGACAGAAGGACTTGCCCAATTTGCAGGCGGGCAAGAAGGACTCGTCAAAGCGCTCGAACTCAAG TGACGAGAATACCGCTGTCAATCACACGGGCATGTTGCCCTTTGGGAATGCTGGTGATGGCCATGATTGGCGGCGACCGCGCTCCGAATCCTCTGCCGATGCTGAGAGTGTTTATATGACCAATGTGGTCATTGATACCGGTTATCATGGTCTACATTCACGCAGATCAAGT ATCAAAAGCACCAACACGATCAAAAAATCATATTCTTGCTTTGGTGGCATTAAGGAATGGTGTATTGCGTGGTGGCATTCCGGACGGGAAGATTCCGATGATTTCCCTTATGAGTTAGAGGAACCTTCGGATTATGg CTGCACATCCGTGAGCGTGGTACGCGACAACTATTCACTAGGCGGCAGCGCCTGCGGCGTACGTCCGCCAAGCATACTCCTACCCGATGTCTCACCCACACCACTACGCCCGCCCCTGACACCACTCTCGCAACTGCAAGAGATCTCCTCTGCATCGGGTGCACGCGATTCACGCTCCTTACCAGGCAATAATCGCATCAGTTCACGTTCGGTAAGTCAAGATTCCGTTTATACAATACTAATACGGCTACCCTCGGATGGGGCTAGCGCCAATAATGGCCCAGAAGCGCCATCTATCAAAATGATACACGAAGACGTATCGCTACCGATCATAAGCGCAGCACCGCCACCACGACGACCACTCTCATCACGTGATTCCGAATATAGTTTACCGTTGGGCCGACGCATGTCGCACGTCTCACACGATGTACGCATACCGCTCAATGCGAAGGTAATACCTAGACAATTGGTCAAACATGTGCATGCCACATCGCGCGTCGTcgccaagaagaagaagaagtcgcaAGAGAAGCGACAAGAATCGAAAGCGGCCAAAACGCTATCGGCCATACTCTTGAGTTTCATCATCACCTGGACGCCATACAATATACTGGTGCTAATCAAACCGCTGACCACATGCTCCGATTGCATACCGAATGAATTGTGGCAATTCTTCTATGCGCTCTGCTACATCAACTCGACCATAAATCCGGTTTGCTATGCGCTGTGCAATGCATCCTTCCGCAAGACCTATATACGCATACtcacctgcaagtggcacacaCGCAATAGGGAGGGTATGACGCGTGGCGTGTACAACTGA